A stretch of the Malus sylvestris chromosome 10, drMalSylv7.2, whole genome shotgun sequence genome encodes the following:
- the LOC126584776 gene encoding uncharacterized protein LOC126584776 isoform X1 yields the protein MELVLKIGVKIRKSVSISIRTCYRSVCNHPFLVGMLLFLLFLHREFPFVFSLLVYVSPVFVCSVVLLGTLLIFGQSDIPKTEKEQKISRAIASLRTQVSRDDIVVETEGSFPIRRLLRKSRDTAESSEVDDYEGSVRYVPLINESLQNILNEKRLTELGRELDNKELESRRNIEKEKARHEGMTREVRIDEKQHSLVQRVGDENRDSVDAHKGDHYLELSGGDVDTDDDEALDYGSDKAESSSPDASIVDIFPILDELCPLLDLEAPQPANDESDSETNRSNNGSNELNEDIRNKGGEVEEDGVDDNDGDEEEAHGGKEDEFEIKWTEDDQKNLMDLGNLELERNQCLETIVRRRATKSFSLPAEKNLMDLDSSENPFNVTQILTTKHNPFDPQYDSSYDSMGLPPIPGSAPSILLPRKNPFHLPYESNENKPDHAKGDHFQQHFMTSQPKEVFFHRHEGFNLGPSSIRDAKQERQEFKWRPFFVLEQLAPEGASCSSLQGQSSDASDLKLSSSLDTESVSSAADMDDRKFSEQDFAKEAEVISNIYQSYDLVGHGSQSFEDVDSLEIMEQYGKRGVQHDELEIKLGKVENSKPSVLGTGGFATSMEINDESSLSSLSEVDEKVSDVRKGGSSSSKSRSDIVLKVAVSPQPSLGDLEVHFTSSMVDDNQHKEPIYDPIYDSSPSTSERAFSFDSISLGMRVDISKLISNSDSDVDRFKNLDKNEASSNSSYQYVSSKENPPLEQEKHVSWSNKSMVEPRFDDHKALTEPTSILLVSKEDLSTIQDVKIQEVSDVQDPGLTNLSSVTSKSTLSNIESGVQEPTTTHTASKVSTGSLVCDPETSRSSCKCLHLVL from the exons ATGGAATTAGTGTTAAAAATTGGAGTTAAGATCAGGAAATCTGTGAGCATTTCAATCAGAACATGTTACAGATCAGTTTGCAATCATCCATTTCTTGTGGGAATGCTGCTTTTCTTGTTATTTCTGCATAGAGaatttccttttgtgttttctcTTTTGGTGTATGTATCCCCTGTATTTGTCTGCTCTGTTGTTCTTCTTGGGACCCTTTTGATTTTTGGCCAGTCCGACATACCCAAAACCGAAAAGGAACAAAAGATTAGCCGTGCCATTGCTTCTCTTAGAACTCAAGTTTCGAGGGATGACATTGTTGTTGAGACAGAGGGGAGCTTTCCCATCAGAAGGCTTTTACGAAAGTCTAGGGACACTGCAGAGAGTAGTGAGGTTGATGATTATGAAGGTTCAGTTAGATATGTGCCACTTATTAATGAGAGCTTGCAGAACATTCTGAATGAGAAGAGATTGACCGAGTTAGGGAGAGAATTAGACAATAAGGAGTTGGAAAGCCGGCGAAATATTGAAAAGGAGAAAGCGAGGCATGAAGGCATGACAAGGGAAGTGAGAATTGATGAGAAGCAGCATTCTTTGGTTCAAAGGGTAGGAGATGAGAATCGAGATTCGGTTGATGCTCATAAGGGTGATCACTACTTGGAGCTTAGTGGTGGTGATGTTGATACTGATGATGATGAGGCTTTAGATTACGGGTCAGATAAGGCAGAGAGTTCATCACCAGATGCATCAATCGTTGACATTTTTCCAATCCTTGATGAGCTATGCCCTCTTTTAGACTTAGAAGCTCCACAGCCTGCTAATGATGAGTCTGATTCTGAGACTAATAGAAGTAACAATGGCAGTAATGAGTTGAATGAGGATATTCGAAACAAGGGTGGAGAAGTAGAAGAGGACGGGGTTGATGATAATGACggtgatgaagaagaagcacatGGTGGAAAggaagatgaatttgaaatCAAATGGACAGAGGATGACCAAAAGAATCTCATGGATTTGGGGAATTTGGAGCTTGAAAGGAACCAATGCCTAGAAACTATTGTGAGGAGAAGAGCAACGAAAAGCTTTAGTTTACCAGCTGAGAAGAATCTAATGGATTTAGATAGTTCTGAAAATCCTTTTAATGTTACACAAATATTGACAACAAAGCATAACCCGTTTGACCCTCAATATGATAGTTCGTATGATAGCATGGGGTTACCACCAATTCCTGGTTCTGCTCCATCGATTTTGTTGCCAAGAAAAAACCCATTTCATCTTCCTTATGAGTCAAATGAAAATAAACCTGATCATGCCAAGGGAGACCATTTTCAACAACACTTTATGACATCTCAACCCAAGGAAGTGTTCTTTCATAGGCATGAAGGCTTCAATTTGGGACCATCGAGCATAAGGGATGCTAAGCAAGAGAGGCAAGAGTTTAAGTGGAGGCCTTTTTTTGTACTAGAACAGTTAGCTCCAGAAGGAGCAAGTTGTTCCTCATTACAAGGACAATCAAGCGATGCTAGTGATTTGAAATTGAGTTCTAGTCTTGATACTGAATCAGTGAGTTCTGCAGCAGATATGGATGACAGGAAGTTTAGTGAGCAAGACTTTGCTAAAGAAGCAGAAGTGATCTCCAACATTTACCAATCTTATGATCTTGTTGGCCATGGAAGTCAATCCTTTGAAGATGTAGATTCTCTGGAAATAATGGAACAATATGGAAAAAGAGGTGTTCAACATGATGAGCTAGAGATAAAATTGGGCAAAGTGGAAAATTCGAAACCAAGCGTGTTGGGTACAGGAGGCTTTGCTACTTCTATGGAAATAAATGATGAGTCAAGCTTGTCATCATTGTCAGAagtggatgaaaaggtttcagATGTGAGGAAAGGTGGATCATCAAGTTCCAAATCAAGAAGTGATATCGTTCTAAAGGTTGCAGTTTCACCACAACCTTCACTTGGGGATTTAGAAGTCCACTTTACGAGCAGTATGGTGGATGACAATCAACATAAGGAGCCAATCTATGATCCAATCTATGACTCAAGCCCTTCAACATCTGAAAGGGCATTTTCCTTTGACTCAATTTCTTTAGGCATGCGAGTAGACATATCTAAACTGATATCGAATTCAGACTCGGATGTCGATCGCTTTAAGAATTTggacaagaatgaagcttcttcAAATTCTAGTTATCAATATGTTTCTTCCAAAGAAAATCCACCATTAGAACAGGAGAAGCATGTTTCCTGGTCAAATAAATCCATGGTTGAACCGCGTTTTGATGATCACAAGGCACTTACT GAACCGACTTCCATCTTGTTGGTGTCCAAAGAGGATTTAAGTACAATTCAGGATGTGAAAATACAGGAAGTCAGTGATGTTCAGGACCCTGGTTTGACAAATTTATCTTCAGTGACTTCTAAATCTACATTAAGCAATATAGAATCTGGCGTTCAAGAACCTACCACTACTCATACTGCTTCGAA GGTTTCAACCGGAAGTTTAGTCTGTGATCCAGAAACTTCAAGATCTTCTTGCAAATGTTTACACTTGgtcttatga
- the LOC126584776 gene encoding uncharacterized protein LOC126584776 isoform X3, translated as MELVLKIGVKIRKSVSISIRTCYRSVCNHPFLVGMLLFLLFLHREFPFVFSLLVYVSPVFVCSVVLLGTLLIFGQSDIPKTEKEQKISRAIASLRTQVSRDDIVVETEGSFPIRRLLRKSRDTAESSEVDDYEGSVRYVPLINESLQNILNEKRLTELGRELDNKELESRRNIEKEKARHEGMTREVRIDEKQHSLVQRVGDENRDSVDAHKGDHYLELSGGDVDTDDDEALDYGSDKAESSSPDASIVDIFPILDELCPLLDLEAPQPANDESDSETNRSNNGSNELNEDIRNKGGEVEEDGVDDNDGDEEEAHGGKEDEFEIKWTEDDQKNLMDLGNLELERNQCLETIVRRRATKSFSLPAEKNLMDLDSSENPFNVTQILTTKHNPFDPQYDSSYDSMGLPPIPGSAPSILLPRKNPFHLPYESNENKPDHAKGDHFQQHFMTSQPKEVFFHRHEGFNLGPSSIRDAKQERQEFKWRPFFVLEQLAPEGASCSSLQGQSSDASDLKLSSSLDTESVSSAADMDDRKFSEQDFAKEAEVISNIYQSYDLVGHGSQSFEDVDSLEIMEQYGKRGVQHDELEIKLGKVENSKPSVLGTGGFATSMEINDESSLSSLSEVDEKVSDVRKGGSSSSKSRSDIVLKVAVSPQPSLGDLEVHFTSSMVDDNQHKEPIYDPIYDSSPSTSERAFSFDSISLGMRVDISKLISNSDSDVDRFKNLDKNEASSNSSYQYVSSKENPPLEQEKHVSWSNKSMVEPRFDDHKALTGFNRKFSL; from the exons ATGGAATTAGTGTTAAAAATTGGAGTTAAGATCAGGAAATCTGTGAGCATTTCAATCAGAACATGTTACAGATCAGTTTGCAATCATCCATTTCTTGTGGGAATGCTGCTTTTCTTGTTATTTCTGCATAGAGaatttccttttgtgttttctcTTTTGGTGTATGTATCCCCTGTATTTGTCTGCTCTGTTGTTCTTCTTGGGACCCTTTTGATTTTTGGCCAGTCCGACATACCCAAAACCGAAAAGGAACAAAAGATTAGCCGTGCCATTGCTTCTCTTAGAACTCAAGTTTCGAGGGATGACATTGTTGTTGAGACAGAGGGGAGCTTTCCCATCAGAAGGCTTTTACGAAAGTCTAGGGACACTGCAGAGAGTAGTGAGGTTGATGATTATGAAGGTTCAGTTAGATATGTGCCACTTATTAATGAGAGCTTGCAGAACATTCTGAATGAGAAGAGATTGACCGAGTTAGGGAGAGAATTAGACAATAAGGAGTTGGAAAGCCGGCGAAATATTGAAAAGGAGAAAGCGAGGCATGAAGGCATGACAAGGGAAGTGAGAATTGATGAGAAGCAGCATTCTTTGGTTCAAAGGGTAGGAGATGAGAATCGAGATTCGGTTGATGCTCATAAGGGTGATCACTACTTGGAGCTTAGTGGTGGTGATGTTGATACTGATGATGATGAGGCTTTAGATTACGGGTCAGATAAGGCAGAGAGTTCATCACCAGATGCATCAATCGTTGACATTTTTCCAATCCTTGATGAGCTATGCCCTCTTTTAGACTTAGAAGCTCCACAGCCTGCTAATGATGAGTCTGATTCTGAGACTAATAGAAGTAACAATGGCAGTAATGAGTTGAATGAGGATATTCGAAACAAGGGTGGAGAAGTAGAAGAGGACGGGGTTGATGATAATGACggtgatgaagaagaagcacatGGTGGAAAggaagatgaatttgaaatCAAATGGACAGAGGATGACCAAAAGAATCTCATGGATTTGGGGAATTTGGAGCTTGAAAGGAACCAATGCCTAGAAACTATTGTGAGGAGAAGAGCAACGAAAAGCTTTAGTTTACCAGCTGAGAAGAATCTAATGGATTTAGATAGTTCTGAAAATCCTTTTAATGTTACACAAATATTGACAACAAAGCATAACCCGTTTGACCCTCAATATGATAGTTCGTATGATAGCATGGGGTTACCACCAATTCCTGGTTCTGCTCCATCGATTTTGTTGCCAAGAAAAAACCCATTTCATCTTCCTTATGAGTCAAATGAAAATAAACCTGATCATGCCAAGGGAGACCATTTTCAACAACACTTTATGACATCTCAACCCAAGGAAGTGTTCTTTCATAGGCATGAAGGCTTCAATTTGGGACCATCGAGCATAAGGGATGCTAAGCAAGAGAGGCAAGAGTTTAAGTGGAGGCCTTTTTTTGTACTAGAACAGTTAGCTCCAGAAGGAGCAAGTTGTTCCTCATTACAAGGACAATCAAGCGATGCTAGTGATTTGAAATTGAGTTCTAGTCTTGATACTGAATCAGTGAGTTCTGCAGCAGATATGGATGACAGGAAGTTTAGTGAGCAAGACTTTGCTAAAGAAGCAGAAGTGATCTCCAACATTTACCAATCTTATGATCTTGTTGGCCATGGAAGTCAATCCTTTGAAGATGTAGATTCTCTGGAAATAATGGAACAATATGGAAAAAGAGGTGTTCAACATGATGAGCTAGAGATAAAATTGGGCAAAGTGGAAAATTCGAAACCAAGCGTGTTGGGTACAGGAGGCTTTGCTACTTCTATGGAAATAAATGATGAGTCAAGCTTGTCATCATTGTCAGAagtggatgaaaaggtttcagATGTGAGGAAAGGTGGATCATCAAGTTCCAAATCAAGAAGTGATATCGTTCTAAAGGTTGCAGTTTCACCACAACCTTCACTTGGGGATTTAGAAGTCCACTTTACGAGCAGTATGGTGGATGACAATCAACATAAGGAGCCAATCTATGATCCAATCTATGACTCAAGCCCTTCAACATCTGAAAGGGCATTTTCCTTTGACTCAATTTCTTTAGGCATGCGAGTAGACATATCTAAACTGATATCGAATTCAGACTCGGATGTCGATCGCTTTAAGAATTTggacaagaatgaagcttcttcAAATTCTAGTTATCAATATGTTTCTTCCAAAGAAAATCCACCATTAGAACAGGAGAAGCATGTTTCCTGGTCAAATAAATCCATGGTTGAACCGCGTTTTGATGATCACAAGGCACTTACT GGTTTCAACCGGAAGTTTAGTCTGTGA
- the LOC126584776 gene encoding uncharacterized protein LOC126584776 isoform X2, whose amino-acid sequence MELVLKIGVKIRKSVSISIRTCYRSVCNHPFLVGMLLFLLFLHREFPFVFSLLVYVSPVFVCSVVLLGTLLIFGQSDIPKTEKEQKISRAIASLRTQVSRDDIVVETEGSFPIRRLLRKSRDTAESSEVDDYEGSVRYVPLINESLQNILNEKRLTELGRELDNKELESRRNIEKEKARHEGMTREVRIDEKQHSLVQRVGDENRDSVDAHKGDHYLELSGGDVDTDDDEALDYGSDKAESSSPDASIVDIFPILDELCPLLDLEAPQPANDESDSETNRSNNGSNELNEDIRNKGGEVEEDGVDDNDGDEEEAHGGKEDEFEIKWTEDDQKNLMDLGNLELERNQCLETIVRRRATKSFSLPAEKNLMDLDSSENPFNVTQILTTKHNPFDPQYDSSYDSMGLPPIPGSAPSILLPRKNPFHLPYESNENKPDHAKGDHFQQHFMTSQPKEVFFHRHEGFNLGPSSIRDAKQERQEFKWRPFFVLEQLAPEGASCSSLQGQSSDASDLKLSSSLDTESVSSAADMDDRKFSEQDFAKEAEVISNIYQSYDLVGHGSQSFEDVDSLEIMEQYGKRGVQHDELEIKLGKVENSKPSVLGTGGFATSMEINDESSLSSLSEVDEKVSDVRKGGSSSSKSRSDIVLKVAVSPQPSLGDLEVHFTSSMVDDNQHKEPIYDPIYDSSPSTSERAFSFDSISLGMRVDISKLISNSDSDVDRFKNLDKNEASSNSSYQYVSSKENPPLEQEKHVSWSNKSMVEPRFDDHKALTEPTSILLVSKEDLSTIQDVKIQEVSDVQDPGLTNLSSVTSKSTLSNIESGVQEPTTTHTASKQVCEVNVGFQPEV is encoded by the exons ATGGAATTAGTGTTAAAAATTGGAGTTAAGATCAGGAAATCTGTGAGCATTTCAATCAGAACATGTTACAGATCAGTTTGCAATCATCCATTTCTTGTGGGAATGCTGCTTTTCTTGTTATTTCTGCATAGAGaatttccttttgtgttttctcTTTTGGTGTATGTATCCCCTGTATTTGTCTGCTCTGTTGTTCTTCTTGGGACCCTTTTGATTTTTGGCCAGTCCGACATACCCAAAACCGAAAAGGAACAAAAGATTAGCCGTGCCATTGCTTCTCTTAGAACTCAAGTTTCGAGGGATGACATTGTTGTTGAGACAGAGGGGAGCTTTCCCATCAGAAGGCTTTTACGAAAGTCTAGGGACACTGCAGAGAGTAGTGAGGTTGATGATTATGAAGGTTCAGTTAGATATGTGCCACTTATTAATGAGAGCTTGCAGAACATTCTGAATGAGAAGAGATTGACCGAGTTAGGGAGAGAATTAGACAATAAGGAGTTGGAAAGCCGGCGAAATATTGAAAAGGAGAAAGCGAGGCATGAAGGCATGACAAGGGAAGTGAGAATTGATGAGAAGCAGCATTCTTTGGTTCAAAGGGTAGGAGATGAGAATCGAGATTCGGTTGATGCTCATAAGGGTGATCACTACTTGGAGCTTAGTGGTGGTGATGTTGATACTGATGATGATGAGGCTTTAGATTACGGGTCAGATAAGGCAGAGAGTTCATCACCAGATGCATCAATCGTTGACATTTTTCCAATCCTTGATGAGCTATGCCCTCTTTTAGACTTAGAAGCTCCACAGCCTGCTAATGATGAGTCTGATTCTGAGACTAATAGAAGTAACAATGGCAGTAATGAGTTGAATGAGGATATTCGAAACAAGGGTGGAGAAGTAGAAGAGGACGGGGTTGATGATAATGACggtgatgaagaagaagcacatGGTGGAAAggaagatgaatttgaaatCAAATGGACAGAGGATGACCAAAAGAATCTCATGGATTTGGGGAATTTGGAGCTTGAAAGGAACCAATGCCTAGAAACTATTGTGAGGAGAAGAGCAACGAAAAGCTTTAGTTTACCAGCTGAGAAGAATCTAATGGATTTAGATAGTTCTGAAAATCCTTTTAATGTTACACAAATATTGACAACAAAGCATAACCCGTTTGACCCTCAATATGATAGTTCGTATGATAGCATGGGGTTACCACCAATTCCTGGTTCTGCTCCATCGATTTTGTTGCCAAGAAAAAACCCATTTCATCTTCCTTATGAGTCAAATGAAAATAAACCTGATCATGCCAAGGGAGACCATTTTCAACAACACTTTATGACATCTCAACCCAAGGAAGTGTTCTTTCATAGGCATGAAGGCTTCAATTTGGGACCATCGAGCATAAGGGATGCTAAGCAAGAGAGGCAAGAGTTTAAGTGGAGGCCTTTTTTTGTACTAGAACAGTTAGCTCCAGAAGGAGCAAGTTGTTCCTCATTACAAGGACAATCAAGCGATGCTAGTGATTTGAAATTGAGTTCTAGTCTTGATACTGAATCAGTGAGTTCTGCAGCAGATATGGATGACAGGAAGTTTAGTGAGCAAGACTTTGCTAAAGAAGCAGAAGTGATCTCCAACATTTACCAATCTTATGATCTTGTTGGCCATGGAAGTCAATCCTTTGAAGATGTAGATTCTCTGGAAATAATGGAACAATATGGAAAAAGAGGTGTTCAACATGATGAGCTAGAGATAAAATTGGGCAAAGTGGAAAATTCGAAACCAAGCGTGTTGGGTACAGGAGGCTTTGCTACTTCTATGGAAATAAATGATGAGTCAAGCTTGTCATCATTGTCAGAagtggatgaaaaggtttcagATGTGAGGAAAGGTGGATCATCAAGTTCCAAATCAAGAAGTGATATCGTTCTAAAGGTTGCAGTTTCACCACAACCTTCACTTGGGGATTTAGAAGTCCACTTTACGAGCAGTATGGTGGATGACAATCAACATAAGGAGCCAATCTATGATCCAATCTATGACTCAAGCCCTTCAACATCTGAAAGGGCATTTTCCTTTGACTCAATTTCTTTAGGCATGCGAGTAGACATATCTAAACTGATATCGAATTCAGACTCGGATGTCGATCGCTTTAAGAATTTggacaagaatgaagcttcttcAAATTCTAGTTATCAATATGTTTCTTCCAAAGAAAATCCACCATTAGAACAGGAGAAGCATGTTTCCTGGTCAAATAAATCCATGGTTGAACCGCGTTTTGATGATCACAAGGCACTTACT GAACCGACTTCCATCTTGTTGGTGTCCAAAGAGGATTTAAGTACAATTCAGGATGTGAAAATACAGGAAGTCAGTGATGTTCAGGACCCTGGTTTGACAAATTTATCTTCAGTGACTTCTAAATCTACATTAAGCAATATAGAATCTGGCGTTCAAGAACCTACCACTACTCATACTGCTTCGAAGCAAGTCTGTGAGGTTAATGTTG GGTTTCAACCGGAAGTTTAG